The Candidatus Zixiibacteriota bacterium sequence ATGGCACTGGATTTATAGCCTTAATCTGGTTCTCCGGGATTCGATTCCTGGAGAAATATTTCAGCAAGGGGGAAATTTACGCCGCCACCGGGACGGTCAGCTATTTTCAGCAGCTGCAGATCGTTCACCCGGAAATGGAGCGGATGGAAGATGATGATAGCGAACTGATTCATGCCGGAAGAATCGTGCCGGTTTACCCCGCAACCTCGGAACTGAAAGAGACCGGCTTAACCGGCAGGGTCATGCGCCGACTCGTCAAGCAGACCTTGGAACTTTGTGGCGACCGGCTTCCGGAACCCCTCCCGCGGGAGCTGGCTCAGGAGTATCAATTAACCCCCTTTGACCGGGCTATCAGGTCGATTCATTTTCCGGAGAGCGCGGGGGATATCGAGGGGGCAAGGAAACGTCTCGCCTTTGATGAACTTCTGGAGCTCCAATATCTGATTCTGAAGATGCGCAAAAAGATTCGCGCCGCCGGAAAAATGGAAAAATATCAGCCTCCCGGCAGCACCACGCGCGGTTTTGTCAAACAGCTCCCTTTCCAATTGACTGAGGACCAGCATAAGGCAATTGATGTCATTATCGCCGATATGCAACGAGAGCGACCGATGCATCGGCTGTTGCAGGGGGATGTCGGATGCGGGAAAACGGTCGTGGCTCTGGCGGCATCGGTTTTCGCTGCCGAGAATGGCTATCAGGCCGCTTTCATGGCTCCCACCGAGCTTTTGGCCGAGCAGCACTATCGCAACTGGGCGGAATTTCTTGAGCGCCTCGGTATCACGGCGGAGCGTCTGACCGGCTCACTGCCCGGCGCCGACAAAAAAGAGACGCACCGGATGGTATCATCCGGAGAGGCGCAAATCATTTTCGGAACTCATGCCCTTCTATCGGAGCCGGTGAACTTCTCCCGACTGAGCCTGGTCGTCATCGATGAGCAACATCGATTCGGAGTGATGCAGCGTGGAAATCTGGTCGGTAAAGGGCGGCATCCTGACACGCTGGTAATGAGCGCTACGCCGATTCCGCGAACGCTGGCTCTGACCCTCTACGGCGACCTGGATATAACCACAATACGGAGTATGCCCCCCGGTCGCAAGCCGACCCGCACCGTCTGGCGGAATGCATCTGCCCGACCGGAAATCTACAAGTTTCTAATGGAACAACTAAAGACCGGCAAGCAGATTTTCTTCATTTACCCGCTGGTGGAAAAATCAGAAAAGGTCGATCTGCAGGCGGCTGAAGAAGAATTCGAACGGCTCAAAAAAGATATCTTCCCGGAGTTTCGGCTGGGATTGGTGCATGGACGTATAAAGCGTGGAGAGAGAGAAAAAGCGCTTGCCGACTTCCGCTCCGGTCGGCTGCAGATACTGGTGGCGACCACTGTAATCGAGGTCGGCATCGATATTCCGAGCGCCTCGATTATGGTAATTGAGCATGCCGAACGGTTCGGACTGTCGCAGTTGCATCAGCTGCGGGGACGGGTAGGGCGCGGCAATGAAGCGGGTCTGGTAATAGCGGTAGCGACCCCGCCGGTAAGCGAAATGGCGAAAGAAAGGCTGGAGCTTTTTCAAAGCACACGGGATGGATTCGAGATTGCCGAAGCCGACCTGAAACTGAGAGGACCAGGTGAATTTTTTGGAACCCGCCAGCACGGTCTGCCCGAATTGAAGATTGCGAATCTCTCAAAAGATGCCGAACTTCTGCCGATAACCAGAAATATAGTGACCGAACTGCTGAGCGATAAAGGGCTTGACAGCGACCGTCAGAATCTGTTAAGCTATTTGACGAAAAAGGCTTCCCTGAAGAAGTACAGTTTTCAAACCGGATGAGTTGGCTTCCCACCTGAGCGGCGGCCCGTATTTCCGATAACCTGAGGCTTTAAGTGACTTCAGATTCAAAAATAAACCCGCAGTTTTTTCAGCTGGTGATGTCGCTTCAGATCGCGGCGATGCAGTACCTGGGGAAAATAGTCTCTCCGATTACCGGTAAAGTGGAACGGAATCTGGAGCAGGCGAAAGCGAGTATTGAACTGCTCTCTATGCTGGCCGATAAGACCAGGAATAATCTCAGTCCGGACGAAGAAAAGTTTTTATCCAATATGCTGTTTGAGCTCCGCTTAAATTATCTGGACGAACTAAAGAAACCGCCGGAACCGGCCGCTTCCGCGGCTGACTCCGAACAGAAACCGGGTGCGGAGAAGGGGTAGTTGGCAGGTCGCAGAAGCCTGACGGCAGCGGTTTTGTGCCCCGTTTTGGCTTGATTTTAGAATATCTGGTGGTATATTTGAAATGAAAGTTCTGGCAAAAAGGCTGGAGCAGCCGCTAAAGGAAGCAGCGAAAGTACTTATGGAAAAATTTGGCGACTTGATCACCAAAGACGAGCCTCTTTCGGCTCACAATACATTTGGCACCGGCGGCAAGGCTCGTCTTTTTGCCAATGTTCATACTACCGGGGA is a genomic window containing:
- a CDS encoding DUF1844 domain-containing protein encodes the protein MTSDSKINPQFFQLVMSLQIAAMQYLGKIVSPITGKVERNLEQAKASIELLSMLADKTRNNLSPDEEKFLSNMLFELRLNYLDELKKPPEPAASAADSEQKPGAEKG
- the recG gene encoding ATP-dependent DNA helicase RecG, producing MPDISLQTEIQFVKGVGPRRAEALAKVGIRTVADLLYYLPRRYLDRSVITPIGSLRSETEVTVIGKVMGKGILKGKRPRLEVMLGDGTGFIALIWFSGIRFLEKYFSKGEIYAATGTVSYFQQLQIVHPEMERMEDDDSELIHAGRIVPVYPATSELKETGLTGRVMRRLVKQTLELCGDRLPEPLPRELAQEYQLTPFDRAIRSIHFPESAGDIEGARKRLAFDELLELQYLILKMRKKIRAAGKMEKYQPPGSTTRGFVKQLPFQLTEDQHKAIDVIIADMQRERPMHRLLQGDVGCGKTVVALAASVFAAENGYQAAFMAPTELLAEQHYRNWAEFLERLGITAERLTGSLPGADKKETHRMVSSGEAQIIFGTHALLSEPVNFSRLSLVVIDEQHRFGVMQRGNLVGKGRHPDTLVMSATPIPRTLALTLYGDLDITTIRSMPPGRKPTRTVWRNASARPEIYKFLMEQLKTGKQIFFIYPLVEKSEKVDLQAAEEEFERLKKDIFPEFRLGLVHGRIKRGEREKALADFRSGRLQILVATTVIEVGIDIPSASIMVIEHAERFGLSQLHQLRGRVGRGNEAGLVIAVATPPVSEMAKERLELFQSTRDGFEIAEADLKLRGPGEFFGTRQHGLPELKIANLSKDAELLPITRNIVTELLSDKGLDSDRQNLLSYLTKKASLKKYSFQTG